One stretch of candidate division TA06 bacterium DNA includes these proteins:
- a CDS encoding aspartate 1-decarboxylase codes for MFRILCKSKIHRATLTGANLHYSGSIAVDETLMEAADILPNEIVQVVNINNGNRFETYVIKAPKRSGTITLNGAAARLGLAGDKVIIISSCYKEDAEARKHQPKIVCVDDKNRIAKKTKL; via the coding sequence ATGTTTCGTATACTCTGCAAATCCAAGATCCACCGCGCCACCCTGACCGGGGCCAACCTGCACTACTCCGGCTCCATCGCCGTTGACGAGACTCTGATGGAAGCCGCCGACATCCTGCCCAACGAGATCGTGCAGGTGGTGAACATCAACAACGGGAACCGCTTTGAGACCTATGTCATCAAGGCCCCCAAGAGGTCGGGCACCATCACCCTGAACGGGGCGGCGGCGCGGCTGGGCCTGGCCGGCGACAAGGTGATCATCATCTCCTCCTGCTACAAGGAGGACGCCGAGGCCAGAAAGCACCAGCCCAAGATCGTCTGCGTGGACGACAAGAACCGCATCGCCAAGAAGACCAAGCTATGA
- a CDS encoding NTP transferase domain-containing protein: MTRDCICLILAAGQGTRMKSDLAKVLHPLCGKPLVEHVVRSAQAAGVARTVVIVGHQAEKVRESLKGLEVEFVLQAEQKGTGHAVMQSLPLIEKFAGELLVLYGDVPLIKPATIVSLLKKHREERNACTMLTTIIGQPGGYGRVIRDAGGYVTKIVEAKDASPEELAVNEINPAIYVFENQKLVEALGLLQPNNKQGEYYLTDVIGIFKQQGKRIAAQVVEDSREVLGINTPEELAECERYLSQRQ; this comes from the coding sequence ATGACCAGGGACTGCATCTGCCTGATACTGGCGGCGGGCCAGGGGACAAGGATGAAGTCGGACCTGGCCAAGGTCCTGCATCCTTTGTGCGGGAAGCCGCTGGTGGAGCATGTGGTCCGCTCGGCCCAAGCGGCCGGGGTGGCCCGGACCGTGGTCATCGTCGGCCACCAGGCCGAGAAGGTCAGGGAATCACTGAAGGGCCTGGAGGTTGAGTTCGTGCTTCAGGCCGAACAGAAGGGCACCGGCCATGCGGTGATGCAGTCCCTGCCCCTAATCGAAAAATTCGCCGGCGAACTGCTGGTGCTCTATGGCGACGTGCCGCTGATAAAACCGGCCACCATTGTCTCCCTGCTCAAAAAGCACCGGGAGGAGCGCAACGCCTGCACCATGCTGACCACTATCATCGGCCAGCCGGGAGGCTACGGCCGGGTGATCCGGGATGCAGGAGGCTATGTCACCAAGATCGTGGAGGCCAAAGACGCGTCACCGGAAGAACTGGCGGTCAATGAGATCAACCCGGCCATCTACGTTTTCGAGAACCAAAAACTGGTGGAAGCGCTGGGGCTTTTACAACCCAACAACAAGCAGGGCGAATATTACCTGACCGACGTGATCGGAATATTCAAGCAGCAGGGGAAAAGGATCGCGGCCCAGGTTGTCGAAGACAGCCGGGAAGTGCTGGGGATCAATACCCCGGAGGAACTGGCCGAGTGCGAGAGATACTTGTCACAAAGGCAGTAA